GACCTTCGCCGCGAGGTTGCTGCAGACATCCGCCGCAAGGTCGAGGTCGGCTCCTACGAGGGCCTCCGTCACCGCCGTGGTCTTCCGGTCCGTGGTCAGCGCACCAAGACCAACGCTCGTACCCGCAAGGGCCCGAAGCGCACCGTCGCTGGCAAGAAGAAGGCCCGCTAAGTAGCGGCCAAGGGACTAGGAGAACACTTTCATGGCTGCACCCAAGGCCGCCGCGCGCAAGCCGCGCCGCAAGGAAAAGAAGAACATCGCGCTGGGCCAGGCCCACATCAAGTCGACGTTCAACAACACCATCGTTTCGATCACCGACCCGTCCGGCGCTGTCATCAGCTGGGCATCGTCGGGTGGCGTGGGCTTCAAGGGCTCGCGCAAGTCGACGCCCTACGCCGCTGGTATGGCTGCCGAGTCGGCTGCCCGCCAGGCTGCCGAGCACGGCGTCAAGAAGGTCGACGTCTTCGTGAAGGGCCCGGGTTCGGGTCGCGAGACGGCGATCCGTTCGCTGCAGGCCGCTGGCCTCGAGGTCGGTTCGATCCAGGACGTCACGCCGCAGGCACACAACGGCTGCCGTCCGCCGAAGCGTCGCCGCGTCTGATTTCCGGCCGTTGCCGGGGGTGCTTTCGAGCATCCCCGGCAACTCTGGTTGATCTTCCGGGCCCTCGTGCCCGTACACAATTCAAAACCTCACTCACCGCACGTGTCATATAGCGGGCACGTGATCGAAAGGAACCATAGTGCTCATTGCACAGCGTCCCACTCTCACCGAGGAAAAGATCGCCGAGAACCGTAGCCGGTTCGTCATCGAGCCGCTCGAGCCCGGATTCGGGTACACGATCGGCAACGCGCTGCGTCGTAGCCTGCTGTCGTCGATCCCCGGCGCGGCAGTCACCAGCATCCGCCTCGATGGCGTTCTGCACGAGTTCAGCACCATCCCCGGTGTCAAGGAAGATGTCACTGAGATCATCCTGAACATCAAGCAGCTGGTCGTCTCCTCGGAGCGCGACGAGCCCATCACGGCATACCTGCGCAAGACGGGTGCCGGCGAGGTGACCGCGGCCGACATCTCGGCTCCCGCGGGCGTCGAGGTGCACAACCCCGAGCTCGTCATCGCGACCCTCAACGACACCGCGAAGTTCGAGCTGGAGCTGACGATCGAGCGTGGCCGTGGCTACGTCTCGGCCGCGCAGAACCGCAACGAGTACGCCGAGGCCGGCCAGGTGCCGATCGACTCGATCTACTCGCCGGTCTTCAAGGTCAGCTACCGCGTCGAGGCGACTCGTGCCGGTGAGCGCACCGACTTCGACAAGCTGGTGCTGGATGTCGAGACCAAGTCGTCGATCCTGCCGCGCGACGCCGTCGCATCGGCTGGTCGCACCCTGACTGAACTGTTCGGCCTCGCTCGCGAGCTGAACGTTGAGGCTGAGGGCATCGAGATCGGCCCCGCGCCGGTCGAAGCTGTTCTCTCGAACGAACTGTCGATGCCGATCGAGGACCTCGATCTGTCGGTGCGTTCGTACAACTGCCTCAAGCGTGAGGGCATCAACACGGTGTCTGAGCTCGTCGCCCTCTCGGAGACGCAGCTCATGAACATCCGCAATTTCGGACAGAAGTCGGTGGACGAGGTGCGCGACAAGCTCGTGTCGCTCGGCCTGTCGCTCAAGGATTCGGTGCCCGGTTTCGACGGCGCCCACTTCTACGGCGGCTCCGAAGACGAGTCCTACTGAATTACCGACCTTTCTGACCAGGAGTTAGATCACTATGCCTAAGCCCACCAAGGGTCCCCGTCTCGGAGGCGGCCCCGCACACGAGCGTCTGCTTCTCGCGAACCTCGCGGCAGCCCTCTTCACCAACAAGTCGATCCGCACGACCGAGACCAAGGCCAAGCGCCTTCGTCCGCTGGCCGAGCGTCTCGTCACCTTCGGCAAGCGCGGCGACCTGCACGCGCGTCGTCGTGCCCTGTCGATCCTGCGCAACAAGGAGGCCGTCCACGTCCTCTTCGCCGAGATCGCACCGCTGGTCGCTGAGCGTGAGGGCGGCTACACCCGCATCACGAAGGTCGGCAACCGCAAGGGTGACAACGCCCCCATGGCCGTGATCGAGCTCGTTCTCGAGCCCGTCGCGCCGAAGGCGAAGTCGGCCAAGAAGGCTGCTCCGGCTGCCAAGGCTCCCAAGGCTGAGGTCGTCGAAGAGGCTCCGGCGGAAGAGGTCGTCGAGGCGCCGGTCGAGGAGACCGCTGCTGCGGAGGCACCCGCCGAGGAGAAGGCTGAGTAATACTCACCACCTCGTCACGAAGCCCGTCACCCCATTCCGGGGTGGCGGGCTTCGTCGTTTCTCGAGTGCGGCGCGCTGAGGCGCAGTGCCGAGGCGCCGTGCGTTGTGGGCCGCGCACTGTAGGGCCTTGCGCTGTTGGGCCTTGCGCTGTTGGGCCGCGCGCTGTGAGCCGCATTGCGGAGGAGATCTGCACTTCGGAGGATGGAGGGGAGCGCGATCGTCCTCCGAAGTGCGGATCTCCTACGAAATGAGCGCGGAGCGGGACACGGTCCCGCTAGGCGAGCGCGCCACGGTCCCCGCCGGGGGAGCGCATTACGGGCACCGCCGGGGGAGCGCGCTACGGTCGGCAGATGCGGTAGGTGCCGCTGTCGGCGAGCGCCTCGTTCGAGCATTCACCGCCCGTGACCTGTGGGACGCCCTGCATGGCGGGAGCGTCGAACATCCCGACATGTGCCCCGGTGAGGACGATGATCGGCACGGCGGCGCCCCAGGGTGCCGCGGCCAGCCAGGTGACCCTGTAGTCGTCCACCCATGCCGCCAGGGGGGCCGCCGCGGCACGCTGCGTGTGCAGAGTCTCCCAACCAGGATTGAGCGCGCTCACGGTGTGCGCTGCGGAGCCGATGCCGAGAACGGCGATGAGCGCCGTGGCAGTCGCGGCGCTGAGCGCGCGCAGCGGCAACGATCCCTTCCAGAGGAACTGCATGCCCCGAACTGTGAAAGCCGCGAGCAACGGCGCGAACGAGAACACTCCCGGTGCGGGATGGCGCACCCACAGCGGCGTGTGCGCGGCCTGTGCCCACCAGCCGACGAACGCGAGGAAGCCCACGACAGCGGCGAGGCCGAGTGCGAGGTCCTCCGCAGCAGGTTTGGCACCCGTCGTTCGCCAGGTACGCCACGAGCGCGTGCAGGCGACCGCCCCGACAGCGAGTCCGAGCAGGACAGCGGCGAGGACGAGCCACGGCGAGCTGAACCAGGAGTCCGCGAGAACGGTGACCTTCTCTGGAATCGTCGTCGGCGCGACGTTCTGACCGCTGCTGCGCACGAACGAGGCGAGTTCCCGCAGATGCGTGAGGTAGGCGGCGGGGCCGAGGATGACGAAGGCCGCGATCTCCATGAGAAGAGTCGGCAGGCCAGCAAGCACCAGCGGAAGGATGCTGCGCGTCGCCGTTGCTCCGATGCGCTTCCAGCCGCGGCCGGGTGTGAGCGCCCAGAGCGCCACAGCGAAGGCCGGGAGCGCGATCAGAGCGATGAGCTTCGCCTGCAGGGCGAGGCCGAACAGAAGGCCGGCGAGCCAGGCGCGACGAGGCAGAACGATGAACGCCCAGACCAGGAGCGCCGCGGCAGGGATCTCACCGAGCAGATCTGCGGGGCCCTGGATCGGCGAGTTGCTCGCGGCCGTCTGGAACGCGAGCGGCACCGCGATTGCGACCAGTGCGCCCCACCGACCTGCGATGCGACGGCCGAGGATCCAGAGGCCCGCGAGAAGCAGACCCCAGTACAGGAGTGGGATGAGGCGGGCGCCGATGACAGGGTCGATGCCGGTTGCGAGAACGAGCGCGACGGGGAGGAGGACGGACGCTCCCGTGGAAATCCGAGGGTCGAACGGTGTGAGCGTCGAGCCAGACAGCGCGCCGTCGCTCGTGTAGCCGAGGCCCCCGAGCAGATTGCGCGGCACCGTCAGGTTGAAGGCCTCGTCTTCCCAGAGGCGGAACGTGGTGAGACTCTGCCAGCACAGCACCGCGTTCGCGATGACGAGCGCGGCGAGCAGAACCCAGAAGGCCCCTCCGGACAGACGGCGCATCACGGCTTGGCGGCTCCTGCCGGAGCATCCGGAATCAGGTGGATGCCACGCAGCGGCGCGGTCGGGGAGAGGGAAGTGCGCCAGACCTCACCGAGCGCCTCGACGGCGAACGTGCGCAGGCGCGCAGGAGGAAGGGCGATCCGCGGGCCTCGACCCCACATGGTTCCGGTCGTCGACGCGCCGCGACGGGGGATGCTGCGCACACGCACATAACGCACAGTGAAACCGCTGTGCACTTCTGCGAGCGAGAAGTGCACGTGCGGCACCAGCGACTCATCGGGCACCGCCGAGACGAGAGCCTGAGCGACCTCGGGTCGGTACGCTCGCAGCGGGGTGTTCACATCGGGGACGCCGCGACCCGAGGCCAGCGCGACGAGCAGACGAACGCACCCCGTGAGCACCTTCCGGTACCAGGGGTCGGTGCGTCCGCCGCGAACGCCGTGCACGACATCCGCGTCGGAACTGGCGAGTGCGCGCAGCAGAACAGGGAAGTCGGTGCCGAGGAACTGACCGTCGCCATCGACGTGCACCAGGACGTCGGGAGAGAGGGCGAGGCCGGCCCGGTAGGCGGCGAGTGCTGTGGGGCCGTGACCACGATTGACCGCTTGGCGCTCGACCTGCACATCTGTGATGTCCGCAAGCGCTGCGGCGGTGCCGTCGGTGGACTGGTCGTCGGCCACGACGAAGGTCACCCGCTCGACAAGCGGTGTGACGCAGTCTCGGATCTCATCGATGAACCCGGCGATGCCTTCGGCCTCGTTGAAGGCGGGCATCACGACGACAAGATGGGGAATCGACAAACCGGATCCTCAGGATCGAAGGCGGCGGCGCGGGGCGCCCGAACTGCGCAGATTGCACTTCCGAGTAGTCTAGAGGAGTCATGAATCGCCTCACTCAGGTTCGCCGCCTCGCTGGAGTCGGCACCCGCTTTCTCATCGTCGGCGGTCTGAGCACCCTCATCGAGGTGGGCGTCTTCAACCTGCTCGTGTATGTCTTCGGCTGGGATCTCGTCGCCGCGAAGATCACCGCATCGCTTGTCGCACTCGTCAACGCGTACATCGGCAACCGAGAGTGGACGTTCCGCCACCGGGATCGTCGCAGCCGCACGTCGGAGCTGTTCTGGTTCCTGCTCACGAATGCCGTGTGCACGGGGCTTGGTGCCGCGCTCGTCTGGGTGGGCGTGGAAGCGCTCCGGGGCATCCTCGGTCACGCGCCGGGTGCGTTCGCGGTGAATGTCGTGAACCTGTTCAGCATCGGAATCATCGTGCTGGTGCGCTTCGCGCTGTACCACTGGGTGGTCTTCCGCGTGGCGCCGAAGACAGTCGAGACAGTCCAGCCGGCCGAGACGGATCAGCCGGCGAGCTGACGCAGTGCGTCGCGGGCCTCTTCGAGCAGGGAGGCTGCGGCCTTCTCTCGCTTGCGAGCTTCCTGCCGCTCGACCGTGACGTCGCGGATCGCCTGGTCGACGGCATCCGCGAAGAGCTCACCGCCCGCGTCGCCCGGATGCACGAGATCCTCCGCGAGGAGGTCGGGCCGCGGGGCGATCGCTGCCGACCAGTCGGCGACGACGACTCCGACGTGTGCGGCGGCGAACGCGGCGAGCTGTTCGTTCACGCCAGGGATCCAGTCGCGGGGAGCATAGGCGTTCACCAGGATCAGGTCACGCCGGGGGCTGATGCTGGCAGCGATCTGGTCGAGCGCCTCGTCGTCGATGGCCCCGTTGGTCCCGAGGCCCACGACGACGGTCTCACGGAGATCGCCGCCAGAGGCGAGGGCGCTGACGATCTCGGTTCCCGTCCACATCGAGCGCGAGACCTCGGCGTCGACCGCGATGCCGGGGAAGCGTGCCAGCAGCGCGGGCGCGGAGGCGAGCATGACGGAGTCGCCGATCGCGATCATGTCGGAGCCATCCGACGAGGGCGCGGGCGTCGGTGACGGCGCACCGGGCAGGCCTCCGGTCAGGCTCTCTGTCGGAGCCGGGGAAGGCGTCGCCGTTGCCTGCTCGAGCGCCCTCTGGCCCGCACGGATTGTCGCTGCCGCGGATGATTCGGCAGGAGCAGTCGTGATCGACACGACCGTTCCGGCGATCGAGAGAATGATCACGCTGGAGATCGTGAGCGCGGCGAACCGTCGCGCAGGGCGTCCGCCGAAGGCGCGGACGAGACTGCGGATCGAGGCGCGCAGCCCGCGACGACGGATGGGCATCTCGATGAACCGATAGGACAGGGCTGCCAGCACGAGCGTGAGCACGAGCGTCACGGCGGCAGCCGTCGGCGGAACGCGAAGATCGACGCTGCCGCCGCTCGTGGCTGCGACGACGAGTACGAGAACAGGCCAATGCCAGAGGTAGATGCCGTACGACCGATCGCCGATCCACCGCAGCGGGGCGATGTCGAGGCGTATGCCGAAGCGGGCCTGCGGCCAGACCGAGGCCACGACGACCCCGATGGTGCCGAGACTGGCCAGAAGGAGCGAGCCTGGGAACGTAGCGGCATCCGGTGTCTCGGGCAGCAGTGCGGATGTCGCGATGGCCGCGAGCCCGGCGACGCCCAGAACGGCCGCGCTGCGTCGCGCGGCAGGGCGAAGCATCCACTCGTGCTCGATGCGCCCCAGTCCTGTGATGGCGAGTGCAATGCCGAGCAGGATGCCGAACGCATGCGAGTCGGTGCCGTAGTACCCGCGCGTGACGTCACCCGCCGCGGCGAGCTGTGCCATCCACCATGCGGAACCGGCGGCCGCGACGAGGGCGAGTGCAATACGGGCCCCGCTGCGTCGAACCATCAGGAGGAGCGGCAGCAGGAGGGGCCAGAGCACATAGAACTGCTCTTCGACCGCCAGCGACCACAGATTGCGGAAGAGCTCCGGGCTGGTCGCAGCGAAGTAGTCGGCACCGGACGTCAGCGAGACCCAGTTGTAGCTGAACGTCGCTGCGCCGAGCACCTGTCTGCCCAGGTCGACCAACACGTCGCCGCCGATGAACCATGCGGCCGTCGCGCAGGTCGTCACGACGAGCCCGAGGGCGGGGAGGAGCCGCCGGGCGCGGCGGGTCCAGAAGTCGACGAGGGATGCGCGCGAACCCAGGCGGCCTGCGGGGGAGGACTGGAGCAGCAGAGACGTGATGAGGAAGCCGCTGACGACGAAGAAGACATCGACGCCGACGAATCCGCTGCGCAGCGGCGAGCCGGGGAACAGGTGATAGATGACGACCAGAGCCACCGCGATCGCCCGGAGCCCATCGAGCCCGGGGTAGCGTGCGGGGCGCAGTGATGGCATGGTTTCGAATGGTTCTCGACGAAGGCGTGCAGCGGCGCGGGGGAGTGCGCAAGGATGCTCCAGTGTACGTCGCGACTCTGAGAGCGATGAGGTGGTGTCTGCGCGCAACATCCGGGATGTGCGTCGCGCGATACCCTGAATCGTGCGCATCCGGCTCGACATCTCCTATGACGGCACCCACTTCCGGGGGTGGGCGCGCCAGCCGCAGTTGCGAACGGTCCAGGGCACGATCGAAGCCGCTCTCGCGCGGATCGTCGGATCGGATGTGCAACTCGTCGTCGCCGGTCGCACGGATGCCGGCGTGCACGCGAGCGGCCAGGTCGCGCACGTCGATCTGGATGATGCGCAGTGGGAGCGTGTGAAGGCGCGACGCGGCGTCCCGCAGGACAGCGCGGCGGCGGCTCTCGCCGGCCGCCTGCGCGGAGTGCTCGGCGCGTACTCGGATGTGGCTGTGCGGGCGTCGTCGGAGGCCCCGGCGGGTTTCGACGCCCGCTTCTCAGCCGTCTGGCGTCGCTATGAATATCGGCTCGCCGATGATGTGGCGGGCTACGATCCCCTCGCGCGGCACAACACGACGTCGGTCAAGGGCGCGTTGGATGTCGAAGCGATGGATGCCGCGGCGCAGAGCCTCATCGGACTGCACGACTTCGCCGCGTACTGCAAAGCGCGCGAGGAGGCGACCACGATCCGCACTCTCCTCGATTACCGCTGGCGCCGCGACGAGCGCGGTGTGCTCGTCGCCCACGTGAAGGCAGATGCCTTCTGCCACAGCATGGTGCGCGCTCTCGTCGGCGCATGCGCCGCGGTGGGCGAGGGACGCCTGAAGGTTGCGGATGTCGCAGTCCTGCGCGACCGACTTGAGCGGACGAGCGAGTTCAAGGTGCTCGCCGCCCGCGGGCTCACCCTGAGCGAGGTGGGATATCCGGATGCGTCGCTGCTCGCCCAGCGTGCCGAGCAGACCCGCGCACGCCGCGATCTGGGCGCAGACTGACCATCACCGTCGGTGCGAAAGCACAGCGACACGAAAAGTCGCAACCCCCTTCTCCGGGGTGTCAACCGGAGTAGCGTGGGTGGCAAATGAAGGTCATCTCGTACAACCTGCGAAAGCACAAGGCAGCCGACGAGCTCGCAGCTCTCGTCGAACAACACGACCCCGATCTGCTCTGCCTTCAGGAATGCCTCACGACCAGCCTGCCCGAGCGGATCGGCTCGCTGCAGCTCGTGGATGCGACGCAGGGAAACCGCTTGGGTCTCGCACTGTACTCGCGGACCGCGATGTTCCACGTCGACGACGTCCGCACCGTCGGATTGAAGAAATCACTGCACGACCGGGTCCTGAGGCCTGCCCACGAGCGGGTGCTGGGCGCGCGACTGCGGGACATCGATTCAGGGCGAGCGTTCGTCGTGGCATCTTTCCACGCGGCACCCCTCACGGCGCTCAATTCGCTGCGTCGCCATCAGATCCGCGCAGCCCTCGATGCGCTCGCCGAGTTGGGCACAGGTCTGCCGATCCTCATGATGGGCGACTACAACTATCCGGTCTTCAAGGAAAACCTGAGTCAGAACATCAGTCGGCATGGATATGCGATGACGCTCAGTGACGACCACACCTACACGCGCTACCGCGTGTTCCGCGGTCACTACGATTTCGCGACATCCACCGGATTCCGCATCGACAGGATGCAGACCCTGCCGCAGGGTGTGAGCGACCACCGTCCGGTCGTCGTCGAAGCCGAGCTCGACTGAGCGCCGGAGAGCGCTTTCAGTAAACCGCTTCACGCTGCGCAGATGGGCGGAGGAGTTATGCGATGCTGGATACCGAAGTCGTGTGGGGGAACCGTCGCGTTGGCACGAGGTGCCGCATCCTCGCTTCGCGACGCATCGGAGGATATATAGGTCATGGAGGCACCAGCCACCCATTTGGAGACGCCCGTTTCCAGCGCACAGAAGCAACGCCGCTTCTGGGCGTCGATCGTCGACGGCTCTGCGTGGGTGCTCGGGATCGTCGCGGCCGTCGGATTGCGCTTCGAGTTCGTCATGACGCCAACCGGATGGGCCGCAGCGCTGCTGCTCGGCGCCGCGGCCGGACTCTTCCAGATCATCGGCGGATATGCGATCGCGCTGTATCGCGGTCGCTTCACCTACGGTTCCTTCGACGAGGTGCGAGCGCTGGGACTCTGGGTCATCTTCGAAGTGCTGCTGCTGTCTGTCGGTGTGATCATCCTCGGCAACACCATCGGGATTCCCCGCGGCACGGTCTTCCTGGCCTTCCCCTTCGTGCTGCTGATCATGTTCGGCGTCCGCTACGTCGCGCGACTCATGCTGGAGCGGCTGCGTAAGCCGGGTGCGGATGCGGAGCCTGCACTGATCGTGGGGGCGGGGTACGTCGGCGACACTCTGCTGCACAACATCACGACCGACCCCTCCTCTCCGATCCGCGCCGTCGGAATCCTCGACGACGACATCTCAAAGAAGCGCCTTCGCCTGCGTGGTGTGCCGGTCATCGGCCGCACGCGTGACATCGCGAAAGCCGCGGCGAGCACCGGCGCCACGACCCTGGTGATCGCGATCGGCGGCGCCGACGCCGCGCTGATCCGACGGCTGACCGATGCCGCGGACGCGGCAGGACTTCGCACCTCCGTGACGCCGTCGCTCGTGAACCTCATGTCGGGCGCGCAGGCTGCGACCGATCTGCGCGATGTGAGCATCGAAGACCTCATCGGGCGGCACCCCGTCGACACCAACGTCGAGCTCATCGCCGGCTACATCACCGGCAAGCGCGTGATGGTCACCGGCGCCGGCGGTTCGATCGGATCCGAGCTGTGCCGCCAGCTGTCGAAGTTCGGCCCCGCAGAGCTCATGATGCTCGACCGTGACGAGACCGGCCTGCAGCTTGCGCAGATCGGCACCGCGGGCCATGGGCTCCTCGACACCAACGACGTCGTGCTCGCAGACATCCGGGAAGAGGCGACGCTGCAGGAGATCTTCGCTGAGCGGCGCCCGCAGGTGGTCTTCCACGCCGCGGCCCTCAAGCATCTGCCCATGCTCGAGCAGTACCCGGATGAAGCCTGGAAGACGAACGTGCTGGGCACGCTCAACGTGCTGAAGGCCGCCCAGTCGGTGGGCGTCACGACCTTCGTGAACATCTCCACGGACAAGGCCGCGAACCCGACGAGTGTGCTCGGACACTCGAAGCGCGTCGCCGAGAAGCTGACGGCATGGATGGGCGAGCAGACCGGCATGCGCTACCTCTCGGTGCGCTTCGGCAACGTGATCGGCAGCCGCGGCTCGATGCTGCCCACCTTCCGCGCCCTGATCGATGCCGGCGGCCCGATCACGGTGACGCACCCGGACGTCACCCGCTACTTCATGACGATCCCCGAGGCCTGCCAGTTGGTCATCCAGGCCGGCGGAATCGGCCGCCCCGGCGAGATCCTGATCCTCGACATGGGGGAGCCCGTCTCGATTCTCGACGTGGCCAAGCGCATGATCGCGATGTCGGGCAAGACGATCGAGATCGTGTTCACCGGCCTGCGTCCCGGCGAGAAGCTGCATGAGGTGCTCGTCGGAGATCGGGAAGACCTCGAGCGACCGTTCCATCCGAAGGTGTCGCACACGACCGCGGACTCGATTTCTCCCGAGCGTCTGGACAAGGCTGGCTGGGAGGCGCGGATGTTGGCCACCCCGCGCGACAACGAGACGGCGATCATCGAACGCATCGACGCCACACCCGGAGAACGCACCTCGTGAACGAACGCATCCACATGTCCTCACCCGATGTCGGCGTGCGCGAGGAAGAGGCCGTCCTCGGCGCGATGCGGTCCGGGTGGATCGCTCCGCTGGGACCCGACGTGGATGCCTTCGAGCAGGAGCTCGCAGAACGAGTCGGCGTTGCGCACGCGGTCGCGCTGAGTTCGGGAACGGCCGCCCTGCACCTCGGGCTGCTCGCGCTGGGCGTAGGCCGCGGCGACATCGTCGTCACGTCGACCATGACGTTCGCGGCGACGACCAATGCGATCGTCTACACCGGGGCGGAGCCTTTCTTCGTCGACGCTGAAGTCACGACGGGCAACATGGATCCTGCACTTCTGCGTAAGGCGCTGGAGTCGCTGCAGTCGGCAGGAGAGAAGGTCGCCGCCATCGTGCCCGTGGATCTTCTTGGGAAGACGATCGACTACACGAGCATTCTCGCGATCGCCGAAGAGTTCGGCGTGCCGGTGCTGTCCGATGCGGCCGAGTCCCTGGGAGCGACGCACGCAGGCCGCGCTGCAGGCAGCTTCGGACGTGCCTCCGCCGTCTCCTTCAACGGCAACAAGATCATGACCACCTCCGGTGGGGGAATGCTCCTCACCGACGATGCCGACATCGCGCAGCGCACCCGGTACCTCGCGACGCAGGCGCGTCAGCCGGTGGTGCACTACGAGCACACGGACGTCGGGTACAACTACCGCATGAGCAACCTGCTCGCGGCGCTCGGTCGTGCTCAGCTTTCGCGCCTCGATGAGATGATCGGCCGGCGTCGCGAGATGCGACAGCTGTACAAAGACCTGTTCGCCGCGGTCGACGGCGTCGAGATCTTCGGTGCGGCAGGCGATGAGAGCGACAACGTGTGGCTCACCTCGATCGTGGTCGATGAAGAAGTGTCCGGCTGGGCGTCGGCCGACCTCGCAGCGGCCCTCGCCGCACAGAACATCGAGAGCCGCCCGCTCTGGAAGCCGATGCACCTCCAGCCCGTCTTCGCGCACCATCGGGGCGTCATCTCGGGGGCATCCGAGGCGCTTTTCGCACGGGGGCTCACGCTTCCGAGCGGATCTGCTCTCGTGCCCGCCCAGCGCGAGCGGGTCACTGATGCCATCGACGAGTTCCTCCGTGCCCGCTGACATGAGAAGCCGGCCGTACGATGTGCTCAAGCGTGCGCTCGATGTGCTCGCGGCGCTGATCGGTCTCATCCTGCTGTCACCGGTGATGCTCGTCACGGCGATCCTTGTGGC
The DNA window shown above is from Microbacterium keratanolyticum and carries:
- a CDS encoding DegT/DnrJ/EryC1/StrS family aminotransferase, whose amino-acid sequence is MSSPDVGVREEEAVLGAMRSGWIAPLGPDVDAFEQELAERVGVAHAVALSSGTAALHLGLLALGVGRGDIVVTSTMTFAATTNAIVYTGAEPFFVDAEVTTGNMDPALLRKALESLQSAGEKVAAIVPVDLLGKTIDYTSILAIAEEFGVPVLSDAAESLGATHAGRAAGSFGRASAVSFNGNKIMTTSGGGMLLTDDADIAQRTRYLATQARQPVVHYEHTDVGYNYRMSNLLAALGRAQLSRLDEMIGRRREMRQLYKDLFAAVDGVEIFGAAGDESDNVWLTSIVVDEEVSGWASADLAAALAAQNIESRPLWKPMHLQPVFAHHRGVISGASEALFARGLTLPSGSALVPAQRERVTDAIDEFLRAR